The region CCCAGTCGCGCAGGCCGCTGCTCGGCGGGCTCAGCGAGTGGGTGTTCTCCGGCAGGCTCGGGTAGCCGCCGACGTCGTTGTGATCGGCGATCCAGTAGTCGTACGGCGAATCGAGGTACGCGTCACCGTCTCTGCCTTCGATCTCGCTGACGATTCTCGAGTCGTTGTCGGTCCGGTCCGCCGGTCGCGCCCCGGCGTAGGCGAGGTTGTGGCTTTCCACGCTTCCGGCGTCCATCGTTTCGAGTCCGCTCGGCCAGAGCGGCCGACTCGACAGTTCGCTGGTCCCGCCGGTCAGCGGCGTCGAACTGGGGTCCGTGACGTTGTCCTCGAGGAAGGCGTTGCCGCCCTCGATCGGCGTGTCTTCGACGTCCTGTGGGATGTAGAGGTTGCCGACGATCGAGGCGTCCGAGTCCCCGTCCATGGCGGTCGCCTCGTTGAAGAAGTACATCACGTTGTTGGCGACGACGCTACGCGTGCCGCCTTTCAATCGGGGGACGCGTGCTCGAATCTTCCCCCAGACGTTGCCTGCCAGCGTGACGTTCTCGGCGCCGTCGCCGATCAGCGAACCGTAGTTGTGGTCGGAGCCGTCGCCGTAGGGATCGTACAGCCCCTCGTAGACGAGGCAGTTGGTGACGGTGGTGTCGTTCGTGTCGTATCCCACCGAGAGACACTCGTCGACTCCCCACGAGGCAGTGACGTGGTCGACGACGTTGTTCGTCGTGTCGTCGGCCGTGTTCAGCGAGTCGTTGCCCTGAATGTCCCCGTCAGAGCCGGGCCCGATCCGCGAGCGAATGTGCTGGACGACGCAGTCGTTCGCGTCGATCTGGACCATGCCCTTGATGAAGGTAATACCGGGCGACGGCGCGGTCTGGCCCGCCACCCAGCAGTTGTCCTCCGTAATCTGTAGCGTCTCCCCGCCGAGATCGATCGTGCCGCTGGTCTCGAAGACCACCAGCCGTGGACCGCTGGTCTGGAAAGCGTCCTCGACGGCGCTGCGGGTCGGTTCGGTCACTTTGATGACCTGGACGCTGTCGTCGAACCACGAGGTGTCGGCGAAGCCGTCGTCGAGACCGAACTCCGACGTGGTGCCGCTGTTACCGCCGTCACCGCCATCGCCGCCGCCGTCGCCGCCGTCGCCCGAGAGCTTCTCGAGGTCGAAGCGCTGGTTGTCGCCGCCGTTGTCCTCCCAGGTGAGGACGTCGGCACCGTCGTCGGTCGACTTACCTTCGACGTCCACGACCTTCCCGGTGTGGACGTTTGTGATGCTGTACTGGCCGTTGCTATCCTGGGTGACCTCCCAGCGCTGCCAGTCGACGTTGGCCCATCCGTACTGGATGCACGAGGTGCCGTTCCCGTTACCGGTCCCCTCGATGTCCAGTACCTTGCCGCTGTGGACGTTGACGATTCGATAGACGTTCCCCGAGAGGTGTTCGAACCGCCAGCGCTGGTTGTCGCCGCCGTTCCAGGAGTACTGCTGGACGTTCGCGCCGTTTTCGGTGGATTTGGCCGCCAGATCCAGTGCCTTCCCGCTGTGGACCGGCGTGATGCGGTAGATTGCGCCGTCCTCGACGCCGGCGGCGTCGGCCGCCGCCGATCCAGCCGCACCGCCGAGCGCACCGAGGGCAATTCCTGTCGATCCGATCGCTTTCTTCAAGTATGCTCTTCGTGAGTGTGTCATAGCCAAACACCACCAACGACTATTGCTTCATTCATATTAAAACTTTATACCATGATAAATATGGTAAAATATGCGTATATAAAATTTACAATTTCAATATATTCTCCGATTTCAATATGCGCGGCAACCATCTATCAGGCCGACACTACGACCGCCGCAGCTACCGGCCGGGTCGGCTCTCGGCACCCGTTCTCGAGATCGGTCTGTTGCCCGCCGGCTTTCACCGTCGGCCCGTCCTCACGGCGGCAGTGGAGACGAGGGAATCGACGAGCGTTCGCTCGACGGCGGTCGTCGATTCAGTGGTCGTCCTCGAGCGGTTCGATTGGCTCGACGTCCGTGTAGACTGCCTGCGAACCCTCGGTGGGTGCGGCCCAGTCGACGGCGTTGTCCAGCACCCGTCGGATCTCGTCCTGGAAGAAGATGGGGTACTCCTCGTGGCCGGGCCGGAACGCGAAGATCCGCCCGCGACCGCGGCGATAACAGAGGCCCGAGCGGAACACCTCGCCGCCCTCGAACCACGAGATGAACACGGTTCGGTCGGGTTCCGGGATCGCGTAGGGCTCGCCGTACATCTCCGTCGAGGGAACGTCGAACGACTCCTCGAGGCCGTCGGCGATCGGATGGCCGGGGTCGGCGACCCAGATCCGTTCGGTCTCGCCGCCGTGGCGGTACTTGATGTTACACGTCGTCCCCATCAGGCGTTTGAACGGCTTCGAGTTCTTCCCGGAGTGGATCGGCACGAACCCCATCCCTTCGTGAACGCGATCGACGACCCGGTCTGCCACCTCGTCGCTCACCTCGTCG is a window of Natrinema salaciae DNA encoding:
- a CDS encoding RICIN domain-containing protein, which encodes MTHSRRAYLKKAIGSTGIALGALGGAAGSAAADAAGVEDGAIYRITPVHSGKALDLAAKSTENGANVQQYSWNGGDNQRWRFEHLSGNVYRIVNVHSGKVLDIEGTGNGNGTSCIQYGWANVDWQRWEVTQDSNGQYSITNVHTGKVVDVEGKSTDDGADVLTWEDNGGDNQRFDLEKLSGDGGDGGGDGGDGGNSGTTSEFGLDDGFADTSWFDDSVQVIKVTEPTRSAVEDAFQTSGPRLVVFETSGTIDLGGETLQITEDNCWVAGQTAPSPGITFIKGMVQIDANDCVVQHIRSRIGPGSDGDIQGNDSLNTADDTTNNVVDHVTASWGVDECLSVGYDTNDTTVTNCLVYEGLYDPYGDGSDHNYGSLIGDGAENVTLAGNVWGKIRARVPRLKGGTRSVVANNVMYFFNEATAMDGDSDASIVGNLYIPQDVEDTPIEGGNAFLEDNVTDPSSTPLTGGTSELSSRPLWPSGLETMDAGSVESHNLAYAGARPADRTDNDSRIVSEIEGRDGDAYLDSPYDYWIADHNDVGGYPSLPENTHSLSPPSSGLRDWVEQWALAVEDPNASSP
- a CDS encoding ThuA domain-containing protein, whose protein sequence is MTVAVTVWNENVHEREQPAVAERYPDGIHGAIADAVAGDGRTVRTATLQEPEHGLTEAVLTDTDVLLWWSHCANDEVSDEVADRVVDRVHEGMGFVPIHSGKNSKPFKRLMGTTCNIKYRHGGETERIWVADPGHPIADGLEESFDVPSTEMYGEPYAIPEPDRTVFISWFEGGEVFRSGLCYRRGRGRIFAFRPGHEEYPIFFQDEIRRVLDNAVDWAAPTEGSQAVYTDVEPIEPLEDDH